The sequence TTACCATATTGTAGGGTGACTCCTCACTTATCTTGAGGGCCCTCTCCATCTTCCTCAATAAAACATCATGCATGGTGAGAGCGTGTCTAGGAACCATGACGAACCTCTCGGTCTCCTTCACAAATTTTCCTGGGGAAAACGATCTGACTCTGAGCCGCCCTAGATCGACAGGGCCTAGGGTGTGGCTGACCCTAGTCGTCGATCGTAGAATGACCGGTAACTCAAGCATTTCAGAGAGGTCGAGGGCGGATATTGTCATGTCTTTAGCTTCTTGGCTGTTTGACGGTTCAAGCATTGGCACATTGGCAAGTCTGGCATAATATCTATTGTCCTGCTCATTCTGGGAGCTCCAGCATGAAGGATCATCTGCCGATACTAATACGAGGCCACCCCTCACACCTGTATATGCCAAAGTGACGAATGTATCTGAGGCAACATTCAGTCCAACATGTTTCATGGAGCATAGTGCCCTCCATCCACAAAGTGCCGCACCAGCAGCAACCTCGAGCGCAACCTTCTCATTTACCGAATACTCAACGTAAATCCCAGTCTCACCAGAAGCCTCGTGGAGTGTATCTATAATCTCTGAGGATGGGGTTCCGGGGTAGGAGGTTGCAATTCTCACACCACCCTCAATGGCGCCCCTTACTATAGCCTCATTCCCGAGCAGAAGATACCTCCCAGATTCGGTGGAGGTTAAGGTCTTCAGGTCGACCATCATGCAGCCCTTTTCCGTCTCCGTTAAATATTAAGACCCAACAGAATACGTATAACATAATGAAAAAAGTTTTGTAACCGTACAGGTTGAAGTTGAAAAGTCATGGTGGAGAGGGTATCTGTCCTTAAGTTTGGAGGTAGCCTAATAGATTTCACCGGAACAAATATTCCACTCATAATCAGGCGGATCTTAGACTATAGGGGGTCTGGTATGAGTGGCGCTGTCGCTGTCTTCTCAGCACCTAAAGGTGTAACTGACAGATTGTTGGCTGTGGGAGAGGCAAGGGCCCATGGCAGAAGCTACGACATAGATGAAATATTTCAATCCTATCGGGACCTCGCATTCAAATATGTTGATAGTAGATTTATTCCGGAGTTTCAGAGTGAGTTGGATGGGTATAAGTGTGAGGTTGAGGAGACTCTCCTTAAGGTCGATAGGAGATTCGACGGTTCAGAGAAGGCTAGGGTCCTCACAAGCGGTGGCGAGCTCCCAACAGCCTCCCTTATGAAGTACATCTTGAAATCGCGGTCCGTGGAGTCTGCCTGTCCACCAAAGTCTGAGTGGCCCATTGTGACCGATGATAATTTTGACAGTGCAACTCCAGACTTCGAACTCAGCAGAAGAAGAATTCCCAAACTCTTCAAGCTCATCGATGAAGGATTTATAATCTCTATCGGAGGATTCTTGGGCGTCACATATGATGGCCTCGAAACGCTCCTGGGAAGAGGTGGATCTGACCAGACGGCTGTATTCCTGGCTTGCCTGTTTAGGGAGCGTTATGAGATTGAGACTATTCTTATGAAAGAGACGCCGGTCCAGAGCGCCGATCCAGCTACTGTTAAAGGTGAAGGTCTTAAGAGGGTACCTGTTATGACTTACAATGAGGCTTCGAAAGCAACTGTTTCAGGGATGACGATCATACAGAATGCGGCTGTTAGACTTGCGATGCAGCACAGGCTCCCAGTCACAGTCGCTCCACTCAAGGATCCCGAACTAAAAACGGTAATTCAATCTGACGATCCGAGTGGGAGGATAGTCAAGTGTGTGACTGGGTTGAGGGGTTGCGCAATAGTTACCATGAGAAGTGAAGGAAGCAGATCCCTTGAAGATTGCCTCAGACTATGGGAGGGATACGACAATTTCATCGATCTGGGTACTGAAGTTATGGAGACTGGGGAGGTGATAAGAGACTTCCTGATATATGATGCTGAGTTTGTTAAGAAGCATGAGGAGCAGTTGAAATCCTTCGATAAAATGATGCATGTTGAGTATGGGGTCGGCTTAGTTACTTTGATAGGTGACAGGATGAAGGACTCCCCAGGCGTTGCATCAATTGCCATAGGATCTATTCCAAATATCAACATCAAAAGAGGTATCTTCGCACCCCATACATCCCAAATAATCCTAGTGGTTAAGGATGAAGATGTTCCAGAGGCTGTGAGACGGATCCATTCTCAAATCGAAAAGATCAATGAGAGGAGAACTTGATGAGAATACAATACGGATTCGTCTAAAAGTTAGACTAGTCTTAAACGGTCTCTCTAAGCCCTATTTTGTGTATTTCCCGTATCTCCTCGCCTCATCGACCATCACTGAGATATTCTCAGTCTTGACGTTACTGTGTAGGGAGTTGCTGTCTGAAAGGATGAATCCCCCATTCTCAGCCGCTGCATCTATACATCTTCTAACCTCACACCTAACTTGGTTCTCAGAGCCGAATGGGAGTATATAGGCGCAGTCAACATTACCCCTAAGAAATATTCGGTCTCCATAGATCATCTTGACCTTTGCCAGATCCATGACGCTAGGTTCAATTGGATGTAGTCCGTCTATGCCTAGACTGATCAGGTCCTCAAGTATGGGATACAAGTTTCCATCTGAATGCTTCATGACAGGTATGTTATGGGATTTACACTCCTCAACCATTCTCTTGATGTATGGAAAGAAATATTCTCTGAGAAGTCTTGGTGAGAACATGGGACCTTTGGAGTCGGCTAAGTCGTCACCCTCAACTATCAGGTCCACACCAACATCGATTATTCTTCTCAATAGGCCGAGCTGATATTTGAAGACCAAGTCGATCAACTTTCTTGCAAACTCCGGTCTCCTGTAAAGATCCAAAACCAGTTTGTCTATCCCTCCCCTCATCTCAAATGGTCCGGTCACAACCGAGTGGCACCAGCAACATACAGGATACTCGTTGCCAGCTATAGCCACGGTATCTTCTAAAATCTCTAGACTGATCTCCTCAGGATCAGGAATATTGAGTTGATCCAAGTCTTCAGGTGACTTTACAACTCCATCGATCCAGTACGTGGTCTTGACATCAGGCTTAACCTTGAAGACCCTTCCAAGATGGTCGATGAATGTATGGCTGTCTATAAATTTGGGTTTGTAACCTTGAGGGTACATGTTCCAGTCATTGACCATCAAGGCATCGAATCCTAGCTTTATGCAAGCCTCATTCACCAGTCTCTGATTATGCTTGGCCACATGGTTCATGTCAAACTTAGGCCTGTCGACGTGAGACTGGAGGTGGAGGATGCTCATAGGCGGGTCTCCAAGGATCCTTTGGGCATGAATAGGGTCGAGATTTGTTCCGTCAACTGGAACCATGTCTGGAACCTCCATATGAACTGCCTTCATGTAACGCTCCTTATGATCCAATCTTCCCAACCCAACCTTATTGTAGCAGGTGAAGAGTCAAAAGCTTTCCTTTAATCGACATCTTATAGTCAAATCTTATTACTNNNNNNNNNNTTATTACTACCCATCAACAGTTCAACATATGATGACAATGATCTCTGAGAGGGTAAGGGGTATCTATCCAAGCCTGACCCTTGGAATAACTGCTAAGGCCAAGGATCTCAAGAGGAGAGGTGTGGATGTTACGAATCTGGGCGCTGGGGAACCTGACTTTCCAACACCCAATAACATCAAGGAGGCCGCGAAGAGGGCTATCGACAACAACTTCACCTACTACACTCCAACCTCAGGCATAGAAGAGTTGAGGGAGGCGATAGCTGAAAAGCTCAAGAGATTCAACAAAGTCAAGTATGAGCCTCAAGAGATAGTTCTCTCATGCGGTGGGAAACATAGCCTGTACAATATTATGCATGTCTTGCTGAATCCCGGGGATGAGGTCTTGCTTCCTATACCGTACTGGGTCAGCTACCTTGAACAGGTGAAACTTGCAGGTGGAAGACCGGTACTGATACCTGCAGGTGAGGATGGTAGGATAAATATTGATGCGATGAAGGAGTCGGTGACTGAGAAGACAAGGATGTTGATCTTGAATACACCATCAAACCCTGATGGGAGGGTGCTGAATATGACGGAGTTAGAGGCTGTAGCCGATCTTGCTTTGGAACACGGCCTGTGGATAGTTTCAGATGAGGTCTATGAGGCTTTCGTCTATGATGGTCTAGAACATGTCAGTATCGCCTCTTTGAGTGAGGAGGTTAGGGGAAGGACTGTGATCTCAAACTCCTTCTCCAAAACCTATTCGATGACAGGTTGGAGGATAGGTTACACGGCTGGGCCGGTTGAGGTGGCGTCGGCGATAGGTAGGCTCCAAGACCACATGACGAGTAACCCAACAAGCATATCGCAGGTGGCTGCCCTAGAAGCCCTGAGGGGTCCCCAAGACTCTGTCGAAAGAATGGTTCAAGAGTTCAGCAATAGAAGGAGAGTGATGGTATCTAGGCTAAACGATATGGAGAATGTTGAGTGTCAGATGCCTCAAGGAGCATTCTACGCTTTTCCAAAAATAAAGGTTCCAGGCTTATCATCTATGGAGTTTGCCGAGAGGCTACTTAACGAGGCCAGGGTTGCAGTGATACCTGGACTAGCCTTCGGCAAAGATGATTACTTGAGGCTGAGCTACGCAACATCTATTCAGGAGATAGAGAAGGGCATGGATAGGATGGAGGATTTCTGCAGAAGACTCCATTGATTTGTTCCCAATTTACTATTTGCTGGCGCTCCAGATTTTGTTGAACTCCCTCTCATATATTGAGGCGACTTCCATAGATCTTAAGATCACCATATTTTCATTATTCTTTTCCTCAGCACTTCTACTCCAATTGTAACTCCCAGTTATCGTGATCAAACCATCGATTATAGCTACTTTATTATGCATGAGTGCAGGATTCGTGTCGACTCTCACTTGAATACCAGCATCTTTGAGTTTACCATATTCACTGTACTCGGTCAAGTCCTCCTTCTCAAAGACAACTTTGACATCAACCCCGCGCCTCCTCGCATATATCAGAGCATCGCCGACATCATCCAGCGTGAAGCTGGTTACCATTATATGTATTGTATTGTTGGCCCTACTAAACCAGTAGATGAGTTTGGACTTGCAACCTCCTCCAGGAGAGAAACATACCTCGCAGATTATAGACGGCGCTGCTTGGGAAGGCTGGGATGCAGGCCTGGCCTCAAACATTGCCCCCGGACAGACTAGAAATCTTGTGAGAATAACCCCAGAGACCACTCCAAAAATGAATAGAGATAAGATGGCGGCTGATGATTTTTTACTTGACACCCTCTGAATCAACCTCCATAAAACCTTTCACGGCGCAGGCTTATAGAGGAAACGCTATATGGGTGTCCAATCTCTCCCCAAAATCCGTTTCACTCAACCTCGCAATGCGAGAATAATTTTCTTGATTCTAAGCATATGATACTCTTAGAGCAGGATATCCTTTCTCCAAATAGGCTTATCTTATTTCAATTCAGGTTAAGCGTTATCAATCTTCATGTTTGAAATTGAGGGTTCAGTCTCTTACCGAGTGAACTCCACCTAAAGATTCTTCCGGCGTCTTCACATTGTCCTCTTCGAAAGTAAAGTTGCAATTGGTAGAAGTATGATGGTGCTGATTGAGAGAATTAGGAGGTGGGATGAGACTGCTTCGAGGCCTAGGCCTAGATATATTATCTTTCTGAGGGCGATGTTGCCGTATGTCCATGGCAGCATCTTCGATATGGCTTTACCTCCTGGAGCGAGAAACTCTGGCGAAGAGAATGATCCAGCCAACTGAAATAGGGGAAATGTTAGAGCAATCTCCAGAATGGTCAATGTTGATGAGCTTCTTACCCTTGATGAAAGTGCCAAACCTACTGCCAACGTGAACATCGCCATCAATGATGTTGTCAAGTATACCAATAGGATGTTTCCCCTCACCACCAGGCCTGTCAAGGTGAATATGATCATCATGAGGGTTGTGCGTGCGCCATTCAGCAGTAGTGTAGCAAACATCTTCCCAGAATATATTGAGAATATGTTTACAGGTGTGAGGATCAGCCTAGAGAATGTACCCCTCTCACGCTCCCTAGTTATCGCGTTTACAGCATCGTCGAATGCCCCAAGTATCGTGATCATTCCTAACATGCCCGGTAGGATTGGATCGCCGCTGAGTGGTCTGCCTGAGATTGGCCTTGATATCACTTCGAGGGAGGCTACACCTTGGATTTGATTTCCATAGTTTGAGGTCAACGCACGTGTCTCGGTGATTGCAGCGCCGTACACCAGTAACGGTGTCAATGTCTTGGAGTTGTCTGTCTGAACAATTATGTAAGCCTCCCGGCCACTCATCAAGGTTTCCTCGAAGCCTTTAGGAATTATTATGGCGCCGACAGCTTCGCCTGACTCCACAGCACGTACTGCTTGACCTTCATCATAGAAGATCTGGGTAACTTTAATGTCAGGTGAGGCTGTGAGCCCGTCGAGGAGCCGGCTGGATGAGGCTGAGCCGTCTAGGTCGGCAATTACTACAGGAATATCGTAACTCGTTGCGTTGAATGATGAGACTATGGCGACGAATATGGTCACCAAAAGTATTGGGAACATTATGGTGAGAGCCAGGGAGACGGGGTCTCGAGTCAGCTCTTTCACCTCCTTCAAGGCCACTGTTGAAGAGTCTTGAAGTAACCGGCTCATGTGACTAGTCTCTCCCTTGAAACTTTAAGGAGAAGATAAGATAACATGTAGAACAGAATTGTTGAGAATGCGATGATAGAGAGGGGTATAGGCATACTCAGTAGGGGCTGCCCTGCAAGAATTGTCCTTTTGAACATCTCGATACTATAGGCCCAAGGTAGCAATAATGATATGACCCTAGATATTCCTTGCAGCATCTCCTTGTCAATTATGAATCCGCTGAAGGCGAATAGGAATAGAATGAGGAAAAATTCAATTATAATAACAGCTCTGACAGTCAGGCCGAATGAGGATACTATGAATCCGAATCCTATGGTGAGGAGAGATAGCAGGATAGATATTGTGAGCAGGGTCGCGATATCTGCTCTAGGTTGAGCGCCGTAAACATATACGGCTAAACCTAAAACAGTAAATGTTCGAATAACATTGAGAAGGAGGATGTGTATGGTCTTCCCCAACATCAAGGCTCCCAGGCTCAGAGGGGTTACCACTAGACGGGCATAGGTCCCTTCCTCATGTTCTCTGGACATTCCGCCTGCGACCTCGTAGAATGTTGCGAATACAACGACGAGGCTCAATATTATCGTCAGGCCTATTGAGAAGCCTCCGAAGACCGCGCCCCTCCTAATTATCTGAATCTGCCCCGGCAGCGTGTTCTGAGTCTGCTGTGTT is a genomic window of Candidatus Bathyarchaeota archaeon containing:
- a CDS encoding ABC transporter permease; this translates as MSRLLQDSSTVALKEVKELTRDPVSLALTIMFPILLVTIFVAIVSSFNATSYDIPVVIADLDGSASSSRLLDGLTASPDIKVTQIFYDEGQAVRAVESGEAVGAIIIPKGFEETLMSGREAYIIVQTDNSKTLTPLLVYGAAITETRALTSNYGNQIQGVASLEVISRPISGRPLSGDPILPGMLGMITILGAFDDAVNAITRERERGTFSRLILTPVNIFSIYSGKMFATLLLNGARTTLMMIIFTLTGLVVRGNILLVYLTTSLMAMFTLAVGLALSSRVRSSSTLTILEIALTFPLFQLAGSFSSPEFLAPGGKAISKMLPWTYGNIALRKIIYLGLGLEAVSSHLLILSISTIILLPIATLLSKRTM
- a CDS encoding phospholipase D family protein codes for the protein MSSKKSSAAILSLFIFGVVSGVILTRFLVCPGAMFEARPASQPSQAAPSIICEVCFSPGGGCKSKLIYWFSRANNTIHIMVTSFTLDDVGDALIYARRRGVDVKVVFEKEDLTEYSEYGKLKDAGIQVRVDTNPALMHNKVAIIDGLITITGSYNWSRSAEEKNNENMVILRSMEVASIYEREFNKIWSASK
- a CDS encoding ABC transporter permease, with the translated sequence MSLTPLRDILAVAANEFRQFRRSRTAMLISLVILPLFFTSSLGGASGSATSRFSPTAKVAIAFIDEDMTWTSTLLREVLAQSGDFDNLVDGFRVDIAISSLGTGRIYAAIVVPKGFQDSLLKNQTGRLIVYMDDSEPFISQRLTSALTNTLTNLRTYSGTQQTQNTLPGQIQIIRRGAVFGGFSIGLTIILSLVVVFATFYEVAGGMSREHEEGTYARLVVTPLSLGALMLGKTIHILLLNVIRTFTVLGLAVYVYGAQPRADIATLLTISILLSLLTIGFGFIVSSFGLTVRAVIIIEFFLILFLFAFSGFIIDKEMLQGISRVISLLLPWAYSIEMFKRTILAGQPLLSMPIPLSIIAFSTILFYMLSYLLLKVSRERLVT
- a CDS encoding aspartate kinase — protein: MVERVSVLKFGGSLIDFTGTNIPLIIRRILDYRGSGMSGAVAVFSAPKGVTDRLLAVGEARAHGRSYDIDEIFQSYRDLAFKYVDSRFIPEFQSELDGYKCEVEETLLKVDRRFDGSEKARVLTSGGELPTASLMKYILKSRSVESACPPKSEWPIVTDDNFDSATPDFELSRRRIPKLFKLIDEGFIISIGGFLGVTYDGLETLLGRGGSDQTAVFLACLFRERYEIETILMKETPVQSADPATVKGEGLKRVPVMTYNEASKATVSGMTIIQNAAVRLAMQHRLPVTVAPLKDPELKTVIQSDDPSGRIVKCVTGLRGCAIVTMRSEGSRSLEDCLRLWEGYDNFIDLGTEVMETGEVIRDFLIYDAEFVKKHEEQLKSFDKMMHVEYGVGLVTLIGDRMKDSPGVASIAIGSIPNINIKRGIFAPHTSQIILVVKDEDVPEAVRRIHSQIEKINERRT
- a CDS encoding pyridoxal phosphate-dependent aminotransferase encodes the protein MTMISERVRGIYPSLTLGITAKAKDLKRRGVDVTNLGAGEPDFPTPNNIKEAAKRAIDNNFTYYTPTSGIEELREAIAEKLKRFNKVKYEPQEIVLSCGGKHSLYNIMHVLLNPGDEVLLPIPYWVSYLEQVKLAGGRPVLIPAGEDGRINIDAMKESVTEKTRMLILNTPSNPDGRVLNMTELEAVADLALEHGLWIVSDEVYEAFVYDGLEHVSIASLSEEVRGRTVISNSFSKTYSMTGWRIGYTAGPVEVASAIGRLQDHMTSNPTSISQVAALEALRGPQDSVERMVQEFSNRRRVMVSRLNDMENVECQMPQGAFYAFPKIKVPGLSSMEFAERLLNEARVAVIPGLAFGKDDYLRLSYATSIQEIEKGMDRMEDFCRRLH